Within Deltaproteobacteria bacterium, the genomic segment TGATTTTTCGTGTCTCGGACCGCATGGACCATGGACTCGACGATGAAATCAGGCGTAGGTAGGTCCGGATCCCCGATTCCGAGATCTATGACATCCACCCCTCTGGCCATGACCTCGGCCTTTTTTCGGTCGAGCTCCACAAAGAGATACGGGGGAAGTTTTTTGAGTTTTTCAGACGGTTGGAAGGCCATATCTTTCCTTATACGGGTTTTTCTGAATCTGTGTGCCGATGGCTTATCCTGTTTAATCGAAAGTTTGAGTGAATATCTTACGTTCAGGGTTCTCTCAGGTGACGAAATTGGTCAGTTCTCCGATCCCTTCGATTGCGACTGTAACCGTGTCCCCTGGCCTGAGTGGCCCCACGCCTTTGGGGGTGCCGGTCGCTATGATGTCCCCAGGCTCGAGGGTCATGATCCTGGATATGAAACTCACGATTTCCTGAACGGGATGGATGAGAAGTGAGGTCCTGGAATCCTGCCTTGTCACACCGTTTACCACGCAGGTGATCCCAAGGTCGGAGGGGTCGATCTCTGTTTCGATCCACGGGCCGAACGGGCAGAAGGTGTCGAAACCCTTTGACCTTGTGAACTGGACGTCCTTTTTCTGGAGATCCCTGGCTGTGACATCGTTGAGGCACGTGTAACCGAGGATGGATTCCGCCGCCTTTTCC encodes:
- a CDS encoding fumarylacetoacetate hydrolase family protein; translated protein: MKIARYRTTSSTTPHYGILREGYIRDIVADPFEGMIVGTSEIHPLDEIRLLAPCTPTKIVALGLNYRDHAKELGMPLPDEPLIFLKPPSAVIGPQDAIRIPDMSHQVEHEAELAVVIGKRTRDISPEKAAESILGYTCLNDVTARDLQKKDVQFTRSKGFDTFCPFGPWIETEIDPSDLGITCVVNGVTRQDSRTSLLIHPVQEIVSFISRIMTLEPGDIIATGTPKGVGPLRPGDTVTVAIEGIGELTNFVT